From bacterium, one genomic window encodes:
- a CDS encoding diguanylate cyclase: protein METRKINKILNEFVKSSEWKQVRLAILFKIDSPGWVVNKDREFIYKVEQDRKCCEIIKSTPSGKILCHEFFKELFSHVYEKKNSVVLACRAGLYGVACPLLVEDNLIGVVGGCQILTEEKDLTKFENFAKKIKVDPIYFLNSIEQGYTIATKNLELEMNLIALLSQAAINVVLKEDYALKANANIKKILELYKSIEERREFILENKLENLYTLILDDMLSILKYKSSYLIMIDKRTKKLVDKFSNSVVELKINEDLIKKIVTDFGVKFLNIPKPMLFLNINLNSPYHYLLALSHKEDETEIGEEDIEIANLVRDFLSIAIRSLVCSFEKKEKKEKELMIKGKKEMIGDQVKSFQDHVKKAEEFKKQTENIKNLVEKMSNDKVNLNEIKEEKEKLKGQVEELNTVIVELEEQATRLKKEAEELEREQKYLKEEGSKKAKELKQRLEELKKQEEELRKNTEMLKKQAEEAKNFIAQMEEVQELKEKTNELNILYSVSSDLSSLENPVSILQHALDKIKPYFNYQISSYLYLQDEDSLVGKIDNLSYTSEENLEEIKKRMADRWKIIEGKEVKRKIEFTVERPALVSMAGEYHEIMNSHLITPLTEKGSLIGLLFIGNLEKDFFDTSKIRLFSIIGSHISVALEKARFLAKTKEMAEHDTLTGIYNLRYFEQFLAKEISYGREVNGQLSVIMMDLDNLKRVNDTYGHEWGNKYLQIATFLLQGTISKGNCLARIGGDEFVVALPGATKEEAAKTARKIKDMIANYEFSFAGKIHKMSASLGVASFSKNLIFDNKDMMFRADKALYQAKSRGKNQVCLYKEEEL, encoded by the coding sequence TTGGAAACAAGAAAGATAAATAAGATCTTAAATGAATTTGTAAAAAGTAGTGAGTGGAAGCAAGTAAGGTTAGCTATTCTTTTTAAGATTGATTCCCCGGGGTGGGTAGTTAATAAGGATAGAGAATTTATCTACAAAGTGGAGCAAGACCGAAAATGTTGTGAAATAATTAAGTCTACTCCTTCAGGAAAGATTCTCTGCCATGAATTCTTCAAAGAGTTGTTTTCGCATGTTTACGAGAAGAAAAACTCAGTCGTCTTAGCCTGTAGAGCTGGACTCTATGGGGTAGCTTGCCCTCTTTTAGTCGAAGATAACTTAATTGGAGTAGTAGGAGGATGTCAAATCTTAACCGAGGAGAAAGATTTAACTAAATTTGAAAACTTTGCTAAAAAAATAAAAGTAGATCCTATTTACTTTTTAAATTCAATTGAACAAGGCTACACTATCGCGACTAAAAACTTAGAATTAGAGATGAATTTAATTGCTCTTCTTTCTCAAGCCGCTATAAATGTGGTCTTAAAAGAAGATTATGCCTTAAAAGCTAATGCTAATATTAAGAAGATTTTAGAACTATATAAATCAATTGAAGAAAGAAGGGAATTTATCTTAGAAAATAAGCTAGAAAATCTTTATACCTTAATCTTAGATGATATGTTAAGTATCTTAAAATATAAATCTTCTTATTTAATAATGATTGATAAAAGAACCAAGAAGTTGGTAGATAAGTTTTCTAATAGTGTGGTTGAATTAAAGATTAATGAAGACTTAATTAAGAAGATTGTGACTGATTTTGGAGTTAAATTTTTAAATATACCTAAGCCTATGCTTTTCTTAAATATTAATTTAAATTCTCCTTATCATTACCTATTAGCTTTAAGCCATAAGGAAGATGAGACCGAGATTGGAGAAGAAGACATAGAAATAGCTAATTTAGTGAGAGATTTTCTAAGTATTGCCATCCGCAGCTTAGTTTGTAGCTTTGAAAAGAAAGAAAAGAAAGAAAAAGAACTTATGATAAAAGGTAAGAAGGAGATGATTGGAGACCAAGTAAAATCATTTCAAGATCATGTCAAAAAAGCCGAGGAATTTAAAAAACAGACCGAGAATATTAAAAATCTAGTTGAAAAGATGAGTAATGACAAAGTAAATTTAAATGAGATTAAAGAAGAAAAGGAAAAACTAAAGGGTCAAGTAGAAGAACTAAATACAGTAATTGTAGAATTAGAAGAACAAGCTACCAGATTAAAAAAAGAAGCAGAAGAATTAGAAAGGGAGCAAAAGTATCTTAAAGAAGAAGGTAGCAAGAAAGCTAAAGAATTAAAGCAGCGCCTAGAAGAATTAAAAAAACAAGAAGAAGAACTCAGGAAGAATACTGAAATGTTAAAAAAACAAGCCGAAGAAGCTAAGAATTTTATTGCCCAGATGGAAGAAGTTCAAGAATTAAAAGAAAAAACTAATGAATTAAATATATTATATAGTGTAAGTAGTGATTTATCTTCTCTTGAGAATCCGGTAAGTATTTTACAGCATGCTTTAGATAAAATAAAACCTTATTTTAATTATCAAATTAGTTCTTATTTATATCTTCAAGATGAAGATAGTCTGGTAGGCAAGATTGATAATCTTTCCTATACTAGCGAAGAAAATCTTGAAGAAATTAAAAAAAGGATGGCTGACCGATGGAAGATCATAGAAGGAAAAGAAGTTAAAAGAAAGATTGAATTTACTGTAGAAAGGCCGGCTTTAGTTTCTATGGCCGGGGAATATCATGAGATCATGAATTCACACCTGATTACTCCTTTAACAGAAAAAGGCAGTTTAATAGGACTTCTCTTTATTGGCAACTTAGAAAAAGATTTCTTTGATACTTCTAAAATTAGGTTGTTCTCCATTATTGGAAGCCATATTTCAGTGGCTTTAGAAAAAGCTAGATTTTTAGCTAAGACTAAAGAAATGGCCGAGCATGATACTCTTACTGGAATATATAATCTCAGGTATTTTGAACAATTTTTAGCTAAGGAGATAAGCTATGGGCGGGAAGTTAATGGTCAACTTTCTGTAATTATGATGGACTTAGATAATCTTAAAAGGGTAAACGATACCTATGGTCATGAGTGGGGAAACAAGTATCTCCAAATCGCTACCTTTCTTTTACAAGGAACTATTAGCAAGGGTAATTGTTTAGCTAGAATCGGCGGAGATGAATTTGTCGTGGCCTTACCTGGAGCTACCAAAGAGGAGGCAGCGAAGACAGCTAGAAAGATTAAAGATATGATTGCTAATTATGAATTTAGCTTTGCGGGTAAGATTCATAAGATGTCAGCTAGCTTAGGGGTAGCTTCTTTCTCTAAGAATCTTATCTTTGACAATAAAGATATGATGTTTCGAGCAGACAAGGCTTTATATCAAGCTAAATCTAGAGGTAAAAATCAAGTGTGTCTTTATAAAGAAGAGGAGTTGTAG
- the pssA gene encoding CDP-diacylglycerol--serine O-phosphatidyltransferase: protein MKKIQILPNLFTTGNLCCGFLSILFVFRGEILTACGLILIANLFDILDGKIARLTKSTTSFGVQFDSLSDLVSFGIAPATLVYAYLFQHAYHRLALIIFCLYVACGALRLARFNVQVKSSTEKKYFTGLPIPAAGSLIASFILVVSSYQLVIPKVPLMIAIIVLSYLMISTIAYHIFVFETTRNKRSFSYLVTIILGISFIAISPEIIIFIILLLFAFSGPFYLLRKTLAAYFKKYSILIRKS from the coding sequence ATGAAAAAAATTCAAATTCTACCTAATTTATTTACTACCGGAAATCTCTGTTGTGGTTTTTTATCTATCTTATTTGTCTTCAGGGGAGAGATCCTAACAGCTTGTGGGTTAATCTTAATAGCTAATCTTTTTGATATCCTTGATGGCAAAATAGCACGGCTGACTAAATCTACTACCAGCTTTGGGGTCCAATTTGATTCTCTTTCTGATTTAGTCTCTTTTGGTATTGCCCCAGCTACCTTAGTTTATGCTTATTTATTTCAGCATGCTTATCACCGTTTAGCTTTAATCATATTTTGCCTCTATGTAGCCTGTGGAGCTTTACGTCTAGCTAGATTTAATGTTCAAGTTAAAAGTAGCACCGAAAAGAAGTATTTCACTGGTTTGCCTATCCCAGCTGCTGGATCTTTGATTGCTTCTTTTATTTTGGTGGTAAGTAGCTACCAGCTTGTTATTCCTAAAGTTCCTCTCATGATCGCTATAATTGTCTTATCTTACTTGATGATCAGCACTATTGCTTATCATATCTTTGTCTTTGAAACGACAAGAAATAAAAGATCCTTTTCTTATTTAGTAACTATTATCTTAGGCATAAGTTTTATCGCGATTTCACCAGAAATAATTATCTTTATCATCTTGCTTCTCTTTGCTTTTTCTGGACCTTTTTATCTTTTACGAAAAACTCTGGCTGCTTATTTCAAGAAATACTCAATCTTAATTAGAAAAAGCTAA
- a CDS encoding phosphatidylserine decarboxylase family protein: MKIIRKIPIAKESFPIILPFSIFLVIIYFFSKTIFYSSLPLFLFVIYFFRDPERKILFKEGVILSPADGKITEINEVYEGEYLKQPVYKISIFLSIFNVHINRSPIPGVVEHKKYLKGKFRNALFSDSSLVNENNILVIRSKDALVMVKQIAGFIARRIICYCEVGSKLTLGERYGMIKFGSRVDIFLPKEISLKCQKGDKVYAGLTIIGEVTYEKNSNST, translated from the coding sequence ATGAAGATCATAAGAAAAATCCCTATCGCTAAAGAATCATTCCCTATTATTTTACCTTTTTCTATCTTCTTGGTAATCATCTATTTCTTCTCAAAAACAATATTTTATAGTAGTCTTCCTCTGTTTTTATTTGTTATTTACTTTTTTAGAGATCCTGAAAGAAAGATTCTTTTTAAAGAAGGAGTAATTCTTTCTCCCGCTGATGGAAAGATTACGGAAATTAATGAAGTTTATGAAGGCGAGTATCTCAAGCAACCAGTCTATAAGATTAGCATCTTCTTATCTATATTTAATGTTCACATCAATCGTTCCCCTATCCCTGGAGTAGTTGAGCATAAAAAATATCTAAAAGGAAAATTTAGAAATGCTCTCTTTAGTGATTCCTCCTTAGTCAATGAAAATAATATCTTAGTGATTAGAAGTAAAGATGCTTTGGTCATGGTAAAACAAATAGCTGGTTTTATTGCGCGAAGAATTATTTGCTACTGTGAAGTAGGAAGCAAATTAACACTGGGAGAACGTTATGGAATGATTAAATTTGGGTCTCGAGTAGACATTTTTTTGCCTAAAGAAATCTCCTTAAAATGCCAAAAAGGAGATAAGGTTTACGCAGGTTTAACTATTATAGGAGAGGTAACTTATGAAAAAAATTCAAATTCTACCTAA